The following proteins come from a genomic window of Mucinivorans hirudinis:
- a CDS encoding Phenylalanyl-tRNA synthetase alpha chain → MIQRIENLLKHIEDFSSDNIAKIEEFRVRMMGKKGEITTLFEDFKIITPDEKRAVGQKINALKNAATEKIAALKEFVENSDLAARECDDYTRPANCEPAGTRHPISLVRSQIIDIFSRIGFAVADGPEIEDDFHVFTALNFPPEHPARDMQDTFFIEKNPDILLRTHTSSIQVRVMQTQKPPIRVVCPGRVFRNEAISYRAHCIFHQVEGLYIDENVNFADLKQTIKYFASELFGEKTQIRLRPSYFPFTEPSAEVDVSCNLCAGKGCNVCKYTGWLEIMGAGMVDPNVLEMCGIDSQKYSGFAFGMGVERITMLKYGVKDLRLYFENDLRFLEQFKAIY, encoded by the coding sequence ATGATACAAAGAATTGAAAATCTATTGAAACATATCGAAGATTTTTCTTCGGACAATATAGCGAAAATCGAGGAGTTTCGCGTTCGGATGATGGGCAAGAAGGGTGAGATTACAACCCTTTTCGAGGATTTCAAGATTATTACCCCTGACGAGAAACGCGCAGTGGGACAGAAGATTAACGCACTCAAAAATGCTGCAACCGAGAAAATAGCGGCATTGAAAGAGTTTGTCGAAAATTCAGACCTTGCAGCGCGTGAGTGTGACGACTATACCCGACCGGCAAACTGTGAACCAGCCGGCACTCGCCATCCTATATCATTGGTGCGTAGCCAGATAATAGATATTTTTTCGCGAATCGGCTTTGCTGTGGCTGATGGGCCGGAGATAGAGGACGATTTCCACGTATTCACGGCGCTCAACTTTCCGCCCGAGCACCCTGCACGAGATATGCAGGATACTTTCTTTATTGAAAAAAATCCGGATATACTCCTCAGAACGCACACAAGTTCGATTCAGGTTCGGGTGATGCAGACTCAAAAACCGCCAATTAGAGTGGTTTGTCCGGGTCGCGTCTTCCGAAATGAGGCTATTTCCTACCGTGCGCACTGCATCTTTCATCAGGTGGAGGGGTTATATATTGATGAAAATGTGAACTTTGCAGATTTGAAACAGACCATTAAATATTTTGCCTCGGAGCTTTTTGGAGAGAAGACGCAAATCCGCCTTCGCCCATCGTATTTTCCATTTACCGAACCCTCGGCAGAGGTTGACGTTTCGTGTAACTTGTGCGCGGGTAAGGGGTGCAATGTATGTAAATACACGGGTTGGTTAGAGATTATGGGTGCGGGTATGGTAGACCCGAATGTACTTGAAATGTGTGGAATAGATAGCCAAAAATATAGCGGTTTTGCCTTTGGAATGGGGGTCGAACGTATCACGATGCTCAAGTACGGAGTTAAGGATTTGAGACTATACTTTGAGAATGATTTGCGCTTTTTAGAGCAGTTTAAGGCAATATATTAA
- a CDS encoding Adenine-specific methyltransferase yields the protein MSKILNDIPPTEGIKYAGSKLKILPEILAIINGLEIKKVLDGFSGTTRVSQAFARLGYDTTSNDVAVWSKTFATAYLLNREEPEYYSELIGYLNNVKGFHGWLSENYGGCAREDCKRPFQLKNCRKADAIRMEIENLKLDEVTRAVAMTSLVLALDSVDSTLGHYAAYLSEWSPRSYKDLVLKIPKLFVSEGDNCVLQNDIFDVIDRDCYDLAYFDPPYGSNNEKMPPSRVRYNSYYHIWKSLILNDNPPLFGKANRREDSRDDVAGSVFEEYRRDDQGAFIAIKSIGKLLSETKARYILLSYSSGGRATKEELYDIINQTGKLVRAVEIDYRRNAMSTMRWTNEWINSDGKYCEYLFLLEKI from the coding sequence TTGTCAAAGATTCTAAATGATATACCACCCACAGAAGGAATTAAATACGCAGGTTCGAAGTTAAAGATACTACCTGAGATTTTAGCAATTATCAATGGTTTAGAGATTAAGAAGGTTTTAGACGGTTTTTCAGGCACGACACGAGTTTCGCAGGCTTTTGCACGATTGGGATATGATACGACTTCGAATGATGTGGCTGTGTGGAGTAAGACATTTGCAACGGCATATCTGCTCAATAGAGAAGAGCCCGAATACTACAGTGAGCTTATCGGATATTTGAATAACGTGAAAGGTTTTCACGGTTGGCTATCAGAGAATTACGGAGGGTGCGCACGGGAGGACTGTAAGAGACCTTTTCAGCTGAAAAATTGCAGAAAGGCGGACGCAATCCGAATGGAGATAGAGAATTTGAAGTTGGATGAGGTTACTAGGGCTGTGGCGATGACGAGTTTAGTGCTCGCCCTCGACTCTGTGGACAGTACGCTGGGGCACTATGCTGCGTATTTGTCGGAGTGGTCGCCTCGCTCCTATAAGGATTTGGTTCTGAAGATTCCGAAATTGTTTGTGTCCGAGGGCGATAATTGCGTTTTGCAAAACGATATTTTTGATGTAATTGATAGGGATTGTTACGATTTGGCATATTTCGACCCTCCATATGGCTCGAACAACGAAAAGATGCCGCCGAGCAGGGTTCGTTATAACTCTTATTACCACATATGGAAGTCGCTAATTTTGAATGATAACCCGCCGCTTTTCGGTAAAGCAAATCGCAGGGAAGATTCGCGAGACGATGTGGCAGGGTCGGTTTTCGAGGAGTATAGGCGAGATGATCAGGGTGCTTTTATAGCGATAAAGTCTATCGGCAAGCTTCTGAGTGAGACAAAGGCAAGATACATATTGTTGTCGTATAGTTCGGGTGGCAGAGCCACAAAGGAGGAGCTGTATGATATTATAAATCAAACAGGTAAATTAGTTCGAGCCGTAGAGATTGACTATCGTCGCAATGCTATGAGTACGATGCGCTGGACGAATGAGTGGATAAACTCTGACGGGAAATATTGCGAATATCTTTTTTTATTAGAAAAAATATGA
- a CDS encoding Peptidyl-prolyl cis-trans isomerase, translating into MTRRILIFAFFVLLVQLSFAQLIRKQNNNDTISDGKHYEATFYTSEGVFRVKLHNETPIHRDNFVKLARSDFYKGIIFHRVIKDFMIQAGDPSSREGSEVRTYGNNDSGYKLPAEIVPEFFHKKGVLAAAREGDDGNPERKSSGSQFYVVVGNVFSDSTMNEMQGKMKQRGAREMTPEVEAVYRKAGGTPQLDGLYTIFGEVISGQNVVDKINAIPTYKNDRPKKDAYIKSIIVEVVKDSK; encoded by the coding sequence ATGACAAGAAGAATCTTAATTTTTGCCTTTTTCGTCCTGTTGGTGCAACTGTCTTTTGCTCAGTTGATTCGCAAACAGAATAACAATGATACCATTAGCGATGGCAAGCATTATGAGGCAACATTTTATACTTCGGAAGGGGTTTTTCGTGTGAAACTTCACAACGAAACGCCCATTCACCGCGACAACTTTGTGAAACTCGCTCGCAGCGATTTTTATAAAGGCATTATTTTTCACCGCGTTATCAAGGATTTTATGATTCAGGCGGGTGACCCGAGCTCGCGCGAGGGGTCAGAGGTGCGAACTTATGGCAATAATGACTCGGGATATAAGTTGCCGGCTGAGATTGTGCCCGAGTTTTTTCACAAGAAGGGTGTGCTGGCGGCAGCGCGTGAGGGCGATGATGGCAATCCTGAGCGCAAATCGAGCGGTTCTCAGTTCTATGTGGTTGTCGGAAACGTTTTTAGTGATAGTACGATGAACGAGATGCAGGGGAAGATGAAGCAACGTGGCGCGCGCGAGATGACGCCCGAGGTCGAAGCGGTCTACCGTAAAGCGGGTGGTACTCCCCAATTGGATGGATTGTATACGATTTTCGGTGAGGTTATAAGTGGACAAAATGTTGTGGATAAGATAAATGCGATACCGACTTATAAGAACGACCGCCCCAAAAAGGATGCCTATATTAAGTCAATAATAGTGGAAGTTGTCAAAGATTCTAAATGA
- a CDS encoding Rubredoxin: protein MEKYKCDVCGWVYDPAVGYADGGIEPGTAFENLPEDFECPLCGVGKDEFSKC, encoded by the coding sequence ATGGAAAAGTATAAATGCGATGTATGCGGATGGGTCTACGACCCTGCAGTCGGCTACGCCGATGGTGGCATTGAGCCGGGAACAGCTTTTGAGAATCTTCCCGAAGATTTTGAATGTCCACTTTGTGGCGTAGGCAAAGATGAATTTAGCAAGTGCTAA
- a CDS encoding Adenylosuccinate lyase, producing MELNTLTAVSPIDGRYRAGGEPLAKYFSEFALIRYRVQVEVEYFAALTRIPLPGLENFSQDAYSSLRAIYENFSLVDAQRVKTIEKTTNHDVKAVEYFLKEKFDALGLQSQREFIHFGLTSQDINNTATPLSLKEALNDVYIPKFEAIISTLRDYGVEWSGVPMLARTHGQPASPTVLGKEVMVFVERLQAQLKQLKAVPFSAKFGGATGNFNAHNVAYPEIDWVAFANDFVDETLGLCRSQLTTQIEHYDNLAATFDVLKRINTILIDFSRDVWQYISMEYFKQKIKEGEVGSSAMPHKVNPIDFENAEGNFGIANALYEHLAAKLPISRLQRDLTDSTVLRNIGVPLAHSLIGLNSLSRGLGKLLINLSAIEQDLEDNWAVVGEAIQTVLRRVGYANPYEALKALTRTNKAITAETIAQFIAELDVSEDVKERLRKITPANYVGINLIK from the coding sequence ATGGAACTCAATACACTCACGGCTGTTTCGCCCATAGACGGACGCTACCGCGCGGGCGGCGAACCACTGGCAAAGTATTTTTCGGAATTTGCTCTCATTAGATATAGAGTGCAGGTGGAGGTCGAATATTTTGCGGCTCTTACTCGTATCCCACTGCCGGGGCTCGAGAATTTTTCGCAAGACGCTTACTCTTCACTCAGGGCTATCTACGAAAACTTTTCGTTGGTGGATGCCCAGCGTGTGAAAACAATAGAAAAGACCACCAACCACGATGTTAAGGCAGTAGAATATTTTTTGAAAGAGAAGTTTGATGCCCTCGGTTTGCAAAGTCAGCGCGAGTTTATCCACTTCGGACTCACCTCGCAGGATATAAACAACACCGCTACGCCACTAAGCCTTAAAGAGGCGCTCAATGACGTTTATATACCTAAATTTGAGGCTATTATTTCCACTCTACGGGATTATGGAGTGGAGTGGAGCGGTGTTCCGATGCTGGCACGCACCCACGGGCAGCCCGCCTCGCCTACTGTTCTTGGCAAGGAGGTTATGGTTTTCGTTGAACGGTTACAGGCACAGTTAAAGCAGCTCAAAGCTGTCCCTTTCTCGGCAAAGTTTGGCGGAGCGACAGGCAATTTCAACGCTCATAATGTTGCCTATCCAGAGATTGATTGGGTGGCTTTTGCCAACGATTTTGTTGATGAAACCCTTGGTTTATGCCGTTCGCAACTTACTACCCAGATTGAACACTATGACAATTTGGCAGCAACGTTCGATGTACTCAAAAGAATTAATACGATTTTGATAGATTTTTCGCGAGACGTGTGGCAATATATTTCGATGGAATATTTCAAGCAGAAAATCAAGGAGGGAGAGGTTGGGAGTTCGGCTATGCCGCATAAAGTCAATCCGATAGACTTCGAGAATGCGGAGGGTAACTTTGGCATTGCCAATGCCCTATACGAGCACCTTGCAGCCAAGTTACCCATATCGCGCCTGCAACGAGACCTCACAGACTCAACCGTTCTTCGCAACATAGGCGTACCTTTGGCACACTCTTTGATAGGGTTAAATTCATTGAGTCGCGGGCTCGGAAAATTGCTTATCAACCTATCTGCCATCGAGCAGGATTTGGAGGATAACTGGGCGGTTGTTGGCGAGGCTATTCAAACTGTTTTGAGAAGAGTTGGTTATGCCAACCCTTATGAAGCACTAAAAGCATTAACACGCACAAACAAAGCGATAACGGCAGAGACCATCGCACAATTTATTGCAGAGTTGGACGTTAGTGAAGATGTAAAGGAGCGGTTGAGAAAAATCACTCCGGCGAACTACGTAGGTATTAACTTAATTAAATAA
- a CDS encoding TonB-dependent receptor: MKRILYAIILIVISLQSKSQIDTTRTLEQVVVLSSTKETNRLGKIPTSVTIITPLNISRLGVESIKNISSFVPNLYIPDYGSKMTTAIYLRGIGTRSSGQSVGMYLNNIPMMDKSTLDFELMDIQRIEVLRGAQGTLYGRNAMSGIINIYTLLPLDYQGTKIALGAANYDSYSAKFSNYSLICKNTGLAVMGYYDKSAGYFTNVFTGKRADPEESAGGRLKLDSRLTNNLLMNFETSFDFTNQGAFAYGLYDKETKKIADVNYNDEGSYRRAMMNNSLRFEYSSPRILWSSSTGYQYLNDDMKMDQDFTAKSIFTINQRQNQHSFNQEFAARSTTLGRYQWSAGAFGFYNLMRTNGDVTFCEDGVREILQPVFDKMMPPTVPVKITINNKEIPNPGFYKTPAFGAAIFHQSTYNFTNRFSVTAGLRLDYEKQWLYYNTSMAMNTTITSSYMPRPIPFDIAKTLTGNLSQSFIELLPKIAVKYECTEDIMTYATVSKGYKAGGYNIQMFSEVIQDSLKTVRPPIGGAPAPKPKEDRLSETVSYKPETSWNYEAGFRAKFGFLKADVALFYMDIRDLQLTQFVDGGSGRILSNAGRGRSFGADVSLNASLTDNLSVDLNYGYVNSKFVDYKAGVNKEGVEVDYSGNFIPYTPANTLSLGASYSIPTGGKFIKQILISADYSGYGKIYWTEANDITQPFYGLLGGKISLRHSLAKLEIWGRNLTNTEYGAFYFESFGRSFVQKGKPTTFGVNLIFNLNR, translated from the coding sequence ATGAAAAGAATTTTATATGCTATAATTTTGATTGTCATCTCATTGCAATCTAAATCTCAAATCGACACTACTCGCACATTAGAACAAGTTGTTGTGCTTTCGTCCACAAAAGAGACCAACAGACTCGGAAAAATTCCAACTTCTGTAACCATTATTACCCCTTTGAATATTAGTCGGCTCGGGGTTGAAAGCATCAAGAATATCAGCTCTTTCGTTCCAAATCTCTATATTCCCGACTATGGCAGTAAGATGACTACGGCAATCTATCTGCGCGGTATCGGCACTCGCTCGAGCGGGCAGTCGGTGGGAATGTACCTCAATAATATACCAATGATGGACAAGAGCACGCTCGACTTCGAACTGATGGATATTCAGCGCATTGAGGTTCTTCGCGGAGCGCAAGGGACTCTCTATGGGCGTAATGCAATGAGCGGCATAATAAATATTTACACACTTTTGCCTCTTGATTATCAGGGCACTAAGATTGCTCTTGGGGCGGCGAATTATGATAGCTACTCGGCAAAATTTTCTAACTATTCGTTGATTTGCAAAAATACAGGCTTGGCAGTGATGGGTTATTATGATAAGTCGGCAGGATATTTTACCAATGTTTTTACTGGCAAACGTGCCGACCCCGAGGAGTCGGCAGGAGGTCGTTTGAAACTAGATAGTCGCCTGACAAACAATCTATTAATGAATTTTGAAACCTCATTCGACTTTACCAATCAAGGTGCCTTCGCGTATGGTCTCTATGACAAAGAGACAAAGAAGATTGCCGATGTAAACTATAATGATGAAGGGAGTTACCGCCGCGCGATGATGAATAACAGCCTGCGGTTCGAGTATAGCTCACCTCGCATTTTGTGGAGTTCGAGTACGGGTTATCAATATCTGAATGACGATATGAAGATGGACCAAGATTTTACAGCCAAATCTATCTTTACTATCAATCAGCGTCAGAATCAACACTCTTTTAATCAGGAATTCGCGGCGCGCTCAACCACCCTAGGCAGATATCAGTGGTCGGCAGGAGCATTTGGGTTCTACAACTTGATGCGCACCAATGGTGATGTCACCTTTTGCGAGGATGGCGTTCGCGAGATTCTGCAACCGGTCTTCGATAAGATGATGCCGCCGACAGTGCCCGTCAAAATTACCATTAACAACAAAGAGATTCCAAACCCCGGTTTTTATAAAACTCCCGCTTTCGGTGCAGCTATTTTCCACCAATCGACCTACAATTTCACCAACAGATTCTCCGTAACCGCAGGACTACGTTTGGACTACGAGAAACAATGGCTCTATTACAATACCTCGATGGCAATGAATACTACCATAACCTCGTCGTATATGCCACGCCCAATTCCGTTCGACATTGCCAAAACCCTTACGGGCAACCTCTCTCAGAGCTTTATTGAATTGTTGCCGAAAATCGCCGTCAAATATGAATGCACGGAGGATATTATGACCTATGCAACTGTTTCAAAGGGCTATAAAGCAGGTGGTTACAATATTCAAATGTTTTCAGAGGTGATTCAAGACAGCCTTAAAACTGTTCGACCACCCATTGGTGGCGCGCCTGCACCTAAGCCCAAAGAAGACCGCTTGAGCGAAACAGTCTCATACAAGCCCGAAACGAGTTGGAACTATGAAGCCGGTTTCCGTGCTAAGTTTGGTTTTTTGAAAGCCGATGTGGCACTATTTTATATGGATATTCGTGATTTACAGCTGACGCAGTTTGTGGACGGCGGCAGCGGACGCATCCTGAGCAATGCGGGACGTGGGCGTAGCTTTGGTGCCGATGTGTCACTAAACGCCTCTTTGACAGATAATTTGAGCGTTGATTTGAACTACGGATATGTAAACTCGAAATTTGTTGACTACAAAGCCGGTGTGAACAAAGAGGGTGTAGAGGTTGATTACAGCGGCAATTTTATCCCCTATACACCGGCGAATACCCTATCTTTGGGCGCATCATATTCAATCCCAACAGGTGGAAAATTTATAAAACAGATTTTGATTTCAGCAGATTATAGCGGCTACGGCAAGATTTATTGGACTGAGGCTAACGATATCACGCAGCCTTTTTACGGTTTGCTGGGTGGCAAAATCTCTCTGAGACATAGTCTTGCAAAGTTGGAGATTTGGGGTCGCAACCTCACAAATACCGAGTACGGCGCATTCTATTTCGAGAGCTTCGGTCGTTCATTTGTCCAAAAAGGGAAGCCGACAACTTTTGGGGTGAATCTTATTTTTAATTTGAATAGATAA
- a CDS encoding GTP-binding and nucleic acid-binding protein YchF, producing the protein MALQCGIVGLPNVGKSTLFNSLSNAKAQAANFPFCTIDPNVGVITVPDERLVRLAAIDKPKRIIPTTIEIVDIAGLVKGASKGEGLGNKFLGNIRTTDAIIHVLRCFDDSNVTHVDGSVNPVRDKEIIDTELQLKDLETVESRIGKVQKQAQTGGDKVAKRWYDLLVQYREALVQGKSARTVVLENKEDEKMMAELCLLTNKPVLYVCNVDEASAVTGNEYTEAVMEAVKDENAQVLVVAAAIEADIAELESYEERQMFLADIGLEESGVSRLIRAAYALLNLETYFTTGEQETRAWTYPKGTKAPQAAGVIHSDFERGFIRAEVIKYDDYIALGSESACREAGKLSVEGKEYVVQDGDIMHFRFNV; encoded by the coding sequence ATGGCTCTTCAATGTGGTATTGTCGGTCTTCCGAATGTCGGGAAATCGACCCTCTTCAACTCACTAAGCAACGCTAAGGCTCAGGCAGCCAACTTCCCTTTCTGTACAATCGACCCCAACGTGGGCGTAATTACCGTTCCCGATGAACGTTTGGTTCGCTTGGCGGCGATTGACAAACCCAAACGCATAATCCCAACCACTATCGAGATTGTCGATATTGCGGGCTTGGTAAAGGGCGCGAGCAAGGGCGAAGGGCTTGGAAATAAATTCCTTGGCAATATCCGTACGACGGATGCGATTATTCACGTGCTGCGCTGCTTCGACGACAGCAATGTTACACACGTGGACGGTTCGGTGAATCCGGTTCGCGACAAGGAGATTATTGATACGGAACTTCAACTCAAAGATTTAGAGACGGTTGAAAGTCGTATCGGCAAAGTGCAAAAGCAGGCGCAAACAGGCGGCGACAAGGTTGCCAAACGTTGGTATGACCTATTGGTGCAATATCGCGAGGCTCTGGTTCAGGGAAAGTCTGCACGCACGGTGGTGTTAGAAAATAAGGAGGATGAGAAGATGATGGCGGAGCTTTGCCTACTGACCAACAAACCGGTTCTCTATGTTTGTAATGTGGATGAGGCGAGTGCCGTAACGGGTAATGAATATACGGAGGCGGTGATGGAGGCGGTGAAGGACGAAAATGCTCAGGTGCTCGTGGTTGCTGCGGCGATTGAGGCGGACATTGCCGAGCTGGAGAGTTACGAGGAGCGGCAGATGTTCCTTGCTGATATAGGTTTAGAGGAGAGTGGTGTAAGTCGCTTGATACGTGCTGCTTATGCGCTACTTAACCTCGAAACATACTTTACGACGGGCGAGCAGGAGACACGTGCGTGGACGTATCCCAAGGGTACGAAAGCTCCGCAGGCGGCAGGGGTTATCCACTCAGATTTCGAGCGCGGCTTCATCCGTGCCGAGGTTATCAAATATGATGATTATATTGCACTTGGCTCGGAGTCGGCTTGTCGCGAGGCTGGTAAATTGAGTGTCGAGGGTAAGGAGTATGTGGTGCAGGATGGTGATATTATGCACTTTCGATTCAATGTTTAA
- a CDS encoding 3'-5' exonuclease domain protein: MFQPTITNEEVNALPVVKFAGRIIVVDSEESLAEAERVLEGEQILGFDTETRPSFQKGFSYRMSLLQLSTGDTAVLLRLNLVEISPVIKNIVQSASVIKVGAAIRDDIKGLQKLKRFKPAGFVDLQSIVGRYGIEELSVRKMAAIVLGVKVSKAQRLSNWEAQNLTAAQQDYAAVDAWVCREIYNNLIK; this comes from the coding sequence ATGTTTCAGCCTACTATAACAAATGAAGAGGTCAATGCACTGCCCGTGGTGAAATTCGCGGGTAGGATTATTGTCGTTGATAGCGAGGAGAGTCTGGCTGAGGCAGAGCGAGTGCTTGAGGGTGAACAGATTCTGGGCTTTGATACCGAGACACGCCCATCGTTTCAAAAAGGGTTTTCTTATCGTATGTCTCTGCTGCAACTATCTACCGGCGATACGGCTGTGCTCCTGAGGCTAAATTTGGTGGAGATTTCGCCCGTAATAAAAAATATAGTACAATCCGCCTCCGTTATCAAGGTGGGAGCGGCAATACGTGATGATATAAAGGGGCTGCAAAAACTCAAACGGTTCAAGCCGGCGGGGTTCGTAGATTTGCAGAGTATCGTTGGGCGGTATGGTATTGAGGAGTTGAGCGTGAGGAAAATGGCGGCAATAGTGCTTGGGGTAAAGGTGAGTAAGGCACAGAGACTAAGCAACTGGGAAGCACAAAATCTGACCGCTGCTCAGCAGGATTATGCCGCTGTTGATGCGTGGGTTTGCCGAGAAATATACAATAATTTAATAAAATAA
- a CDS encoding Dipeptidyl carboxypeptidase Dcp, with protein MKTLIAAVIMTAAIATSCTEQAKNPLMEAKWNTVHQTPPFAQIKVEHFKPAVIAQIEQAKQGIDAIINNAAEPNFENTIEALEGNGKELSRTLGVLFNLNSAETNDEIQAVVVELSPILTDYSNDISLNEKLFERIKKVYEQRGTLVLDNEQKMLLEDTYKGFVRSGANLTPEQKDKYREISKELSLLSVQFDQNELGATNAYELIITDTTKLAGLPEDVVEAAAAEAQAKGKQGYLFTLQYPSYVPFLKYADDRSLREQIWLAKSKLCATGDSTDNQKIVKRTAELRLSLANLLGYKTYADYALENRMAQSAEKVNSFLAELLEKSIDYARGDVKTLEQYAAKQGFTGKLMPWDFSYYDNKYVTEKYSVNDEMTRPYFQLEKAEEALFMLANKLYGINFKLNKDIPVYHPDVLAYEVYDENGDFLSVLYCDYFPRAGKNSGAWMNTFREASAQERPIVVLVNNFTKPTATKPSLLSFDEFETMLHEFGHGLHGIFGKGKYASLTGTSVYRDFVELPSQIMENWATEEEYLKLFAKHYETGADMPADLIAKLIDKKNHNAAYANVRQLSFGLNDMAWHSITEPVGVSVEVFEKSANGKAQVLPTVEGTMMSPSFGHIFAGGYAAGYYSYKWAEVLEADAFNRFKKNGIFDKATATSFRKNILEKGGTEHPMTLYVAFAGAEPTVEPLLEKMGLKR; from the coding sequence ATGAAAACACTAATAGCAGCAGTGATTATGACAGCAGCAATCGCAACATCGTGCACCGAGCAGGCGAAAAATCCACTAATGGAGGCAAAGTGGAATACCGTGCACCAAACGCCACCCTTCGCACAAATAAAAGTTGAACATTTCAAACCCGCGGTTATAGCACAAATTGAGCAGGCTAAGCAGGGCATTGATGCCATTATTAACAACGCAGCCGAGCCTAATTTCGAGAACACTATCGAGGCTTTGGAGGGCAACGGCAAGGAGCTTTCGCGTACGCTGGGCGTATTGTTCAACCTCAATTCGGCTGAGACAAATGATGAAATTCAGGCAGTTGTAGTTGAACTTTCACCGATTTTGACCGACTATTCTAACGACATTTCGTTGAACGAAAAACTGTTTGAGAGAATCAAGAAGGTCTATGAGCAACGCGGTACTCTTGTGCTCGACAACGAGCAAAAGATGCTTCTGGAGGATACCTACAAGGGTTTTGTTCGCAGCGGCGCAAACCTCACCCCCGAGCAGAAAGATAAATATCGCGAAATCAGCAAAGAGCTATCTCTGTTGAGCGTTCAATTCGACCAAAACGAACTTGGGGCAACTAACGCTTACGAGTTGATAATCACAGACACTACAAAGTTGGCGGGTCTGCCCGAGGATGTGGTGGAGGCTGCGGCGGCAGAGGCTCAGGCTAAGGGCAAGCAGGGCTATCTCTTTACACTTCAATATCCAAGCTACGTTCCGTTTCTCAAGTATGCGGACGACCGTTCATTAAGAGAGCAGATTTGGCTGGCAAAGAGCAAGTTATGCGCTACGGGCGACTCTACGGATAACCAAAAAATCGTAAAGCGCACTGCCGAGTTGCGCTTGTCGCTCGCCAATCTGTTGGGCTACAAAACTTATGCCGACTATGCGCTCGAGAATCGTATGGCTCAATCTGCCGAAAAGGTAAACTCGTTCCTTGCCGAACTGCTGGAAAAGTCTATCGACTACGCTCGAGGCGATGTTAAAACACTTGAGCAGTATGCTGCCAAGCAAGGTTTTACAGGCAAGTTGATGCCTTGGGATTTTTCGTACTACGATAATAAGTATGTGACGGAAAAATATTCGGTAAACGATGAAATGACTCGCCCCTATTTTCAATTGGAAAAAGCGGAAGAGGCATTGTTTATGTTGGCTAACAAGCTCTATGGCATCAATTTCAAACTAAACAAGGATATTCCGGTCTACCATCCCGATGTGCTGGCGTATGAGGTTTACGACGAGAATGGAGATTTCCTCTCTGTCCTCTATTGCGACTATTTCCCGCGCGCGGGCAAAAATAGCGGTGCGTGGATGAACACTTTTAGAGAGGCATCGGCTCAAGAGAGACCTATCGTTGTGTTGGTTAATAACTTCACTAAACCAACCGCAACAAAACCATCTCTGCTGAGCTTCGATGAGTTCGAGACTATGCTACACGAGTTCGGACACGGCTTGCACGGCATCTTTGGCAAAGGCAAATACGCATCACTCACAGGAACAAGCGTTTACCGCGACTTTGTGGAGCTCCCCTCTCAGATTATGGAGAACTGGGCAACCGAAGAGGAATATTTAAAACTGTTCGCAAAACATTATGAGACAGGGGCAGATATGCCCGCGGATTTGATTGCAAAACTTATCGACAAAAAGAACCACAATGCGGCTTACGCCAACGTGCGTCAGTTGAGTTTCGGGTTGAACGATATGGCTTGGCACTCTATAACTGAGCCTGTTGGGGTCTCAGTGGAGGTATTCGAGAAGAGTGCGAACGGTAAAGCACAGGTGCTGCCCACTGTCGAAGGCACGATGATGAGTCCCTCCTTTGGGCATATCTTCGCCGGAGGCTACGCGGCGGGATATTATAGCTATAAGTGGGCAGAGGTGTTGGAGGCGGATGCTTTCAACCGGTTCAAAAAGAACGGCATCTTCGATAAGGCGACTGCCACATCGTTCCGCAAAAATATTTTGGAAAAAGGTGGTACCGAACACCCTATGACATTGTATGTTGCCTTTGCGGGCGCAGAACCTACTGTCGAACCACTCTTGGAAAAAATGGGATTGAAGAGGTGA